One Novipirellula artificiosorum DNA segment encodes these proteins:
- a CDS encoding DUF2924 domain-containing protein, which produces MKLNVAKEVARLQKMTCGELRDQFAEVTGETTNAKNRKWLIRRIVWRMQASIEGGLSRQAIARLRELAEGADLRVTAPAARRLSAEAAKHTRVFPTGVQTSAKPLPGTLITRVYKNREIRVRVTNTGFEFEGELFRSLSAVAKHVTGSHWSGNKFFNLNCKEAGQ; this is translated from the coding sequence ATGAAGCTTAATGTCGCGAAGGAAGTCGCGCGGTTACAGAAAATGACCTGCGGCGAACTGCGAGATCAATTCGCCGAAGTTACCGGCGAAACAACCAACGCCAAAAACCGCAAGTGGCTGATACGCCGCATCGTTTGGCGGATGCAGGCGAGCATCGAAGGCGGATTGTCACGCCAGGCGATAGCTCGCCTTCGTGAATTGGCCGAAGGAGCCGATTTGCGAGTGACCGCACCGGCAGCCCGCCGGCTGTCTGCCGAGGCGGCGAAACATACCCGAGTGTTCCCGACCGGAGTGCAAACATCTGCGAAACCGCTGCCCGGCACGCTGATCACACGTGTTTACAAAAACCGAGAGATTCGAGTCCGAGTGACGAACACCGGATTTGAGTTTGAAGGCGAACTGTTTCGATCACTTTCGGCCGTTGCCAAACACGTTACCGGTTCGCACTGGAGCGGCAACAAATTTTTCAATCTCAACTGTAAAGAGGCTGGCCAATGA
- a CDS encoding AAA family ATPase produces the protein MQVTEPQTIESAGTAEYPIQNIPPSLLSVPQWVCWRSVIRDNRPTKEPIDPRNGRLAKTNDPSTWSDFEKAWDRFESSHGTNGIGLNGIGFVFTADDPFAGVDIDDCLAESGEYTWGADIVSNFDTYAEVSPSGTGVKLFLCGAKPSFAQCRKEGFGPLMIGKVEVYDQGRFFTVTGKRLSGSPADVQDCQGSLDELCEQLWPPSQSETNERSGPQDAAFDDCLAALLKLTINDHNDGSHRLYVSCCRCVEHDLSDEAAIRCIRQYTAVRPFPKEWSDAEIAKRLRDAEKTCRRGEALGTQDSAKSRTPYSRFTPQIKPVGDLLNEFPVLREPIIDGLLRVGETMNVIAPPKLGKSWLVMDLAMAVATGRIWLDTYQTHQGNVLLLDNELHSETSASRIPRVASARGIQVESLNDSMFIDNLRGRLPDINSLDLYFDGFTPGFFKMVILDAFYRFMPKDTDENSNGNVTDLYNALDRYAAKLQCSFVLVHHASKGNQSVKSVTDVGAGAGSQSRATDTHLVLRHHKEADCVVVDAAVRSWPPIEPRCLRWLFPVWYLDDNLDPTDLKPERGGRKPKDPPEPRRVWTVESFVRAFVTEEPQTLSQVEKKAAADGEMSKREARELRQAAEDEGLIYRWTFGAARKAKVATVPKPASESDW, from the coding sequence ATGCAAGTCACTGAACCTCAAACGATTGAATCGGCCGGCACTGCCGAGTATCCGATACAGAATATCCCGCCTTCGCTGCTATCGGTGCCGCAATGGGTGTGCTGGAGATCCGTCATTCGTGACAATCGACCGACCAAGGAACCAATCGATCCGCGAAACGGTCGGTTGGCGAAGACCAATGATCCATCCACATGGTCAGACTTCGAGAAAGCCTGGGATCGCTTTGAGTCGTCGCACGGAACCAACGGCATCGGACTCAACGGCATCGGTTTCGTTTTCACCGCCGATGACCCATTCGCCGGCGTGGACATCGACGACTGTTTAGCCGAATCTGGCGAATACACCTGGGGTGCCGATATCGTTTCAAACTTCGACACCTACGCCGAGGTTTCGCCGTCGGGGACCGGTGTGAAGTTGTTCCTTTGTGGAGCCAAACCATCGTTTGCGCAATGTCGAAAGGAGGGGTTCGGGCCGCTGATGATTGGCAAGGTCGAAGTCTACGATCAAGGCCGGTTCTTCACCGTCACCGGGAAACGATTGAGCGGCTCGCCGGCCGACGTGCAAGACTGCCAGGGAAGCCTTGACGAGCTTTGCGAGCAGCTATGGCCGCCATCACAGAGCGAAACGAATGAACGATCGGGGCCGCAAGACGCCGCGTTCGATGACTGCCTGGCGGCGTTGCTCAAGTTAACGATCAATGATCACAACGACGGCTCGCATCGACTCTATGTTTCGTGCTGCCGGTGCGTCGAACACGACCTTTCGGACGAAGCAGCCATACGGTGCATCCGGCAATACACGGCGGTTCGCCCGTTTCCGAAGGAGTGGAGCGATGCCGAGATCGCAAAACGGCTACGCGATGCGGAGAAGACATGCCGACGGGGTGAGGCGTTGGGCACCCAAGACTCGGCTAAGAGTCGCACGCCCTATTCCCGGTTCACTCCGCAGATCAAGCCAGTAGGCGATTTGCTGAACGAATTTCCGGTTCTCCGCGAGCCGATCATCGACGGTTTGCTACGAGTCGGCGAAACGATGAACGTCATCGCACCGCCCAAGCTTGGCAAATCGTGGTTGGTTATGGATTTGGCGATGGCGGTGGCTACGGGGCGAATATGGTTGGACACCTACCAGACGCATCAGGGAAACGTGCTGCTTCTTGATAACGAACTGCACTCCGAAACCTCCGCCAGCCGGATTCCTCGCGTCGCTTCGGCTCGCGGGATTCAGGTTGAATCGCTGAACGATTCGATGTTCATCGACAACCTGCGTGGCCGGCTTCCCGACATCAATTCGCTTGACCTTTACTTTGACGGATTCACACCTGGCTTCTTCAAGATGGTCATCCTGGATGCGTTCTATCGTTTCATGCCAAAGGACACCGACGAAAATAGCAACGGCAACGTGACGGATCTGTACAACGCACTCGATCGCTATGCCGCCAAACTGCAGTGCTCATTCGTCCTAGTTCATCACGCCAGCAAAGGCAACCAATCTGTAAAGTCCGTCACCGACGTTGGCGCCGGTGCTGGCAGTCAGTCGCGGGCGACCGACACACACTTGGTCCTTCGACATCACAAAGAGGCGGATTGCGTGGTCGTCGATGCGGCGGTCAGGTCTTGGCCACCGATTGAGCCGAGATGCCTGCGTTGGTTGTTTCCGGTTTGGTATCTCGACGACAACCTCGATCCAACCGACCTCAAACCCGAACGCGGCGGACGGAAGCCGAAAGACCCGCCGGAGCCGCGTCGCGTCTGGACAGTTGAGTCGTTCGTGAGAGCGTTTGTAACAGAGGAACCGCAAACGCTTTCACAGGTCGAAAAAAAGGCTGCGGCAGATGGCGAGATGTCAAAACGCGAGGCCCGCGAACTGCGACAGGCTGCTGAGGATGAAGGTTTGATCTATCGCTGGACGTTCGGCGCGGCCCGCAAAGCGAAGGTTGCCACGGTCCCAAAGCCGGCGTCCGAGAGCGACTGGTGA